From Deltaproteobacteria bacterium, the proteins below share one genomic window:
- a CDS encoding tyrosine-type recombinase/integrase — protein MGPSDLDPGQLDDGVRAKRAQRLPVVLTRPEVETLLAALDGVSWIMAMILYGSGLRLMECLRLRVKDVDFTRNEFLVREGKGNKPALSLSKGIE, from the coding sequence ATGGGTCCTTCGGACCTCGATCCGGGGCAGCTCGACGATGGGGTGCGCGCCAAGCGGGCGCAGCGATTGCCGGTGGTGCTCACACGACCAGAGGTGGAGACCCTGCTCGCAGCGCTTGACGGTGTTTCGTGGATCATGGCAATGATTCTCTACGGCTCCGGGTTGCGACTGATGGAATGTTTGCGGTTGCGGGTCAAAGACGTGGACTTCACGAGAAACGAGTTCCTCGTGCGCGAAGGCAAGGGGAATAAGCCTGCCCTGAGCCTGTCGAAGGGGATCGAGTAA
- a CDS encoding toll/interleukin-1 receptor domain-containing protein, translated as MAEQEPSRQPQVFISYARPDETQARSLVEALTKLGINVRFDQSEIRYGDNAILWMNNALAESDYLLLLLSGATAGRYWVETEWAAGLAKDAELRRTFLIPVVLPDTDDTDIPALLKAKRYVDLRRDAEKELLRLVAQIKSDAVIARDLGSYPIPAPAALADRCEAQLTPGAEMITVFVHSNRFARVMRLRVPQSAGAGFVLTAVREELGLPFSMIDDKLQLELSYEYYLRFRGQRLTTQTLAEQDVRDGARLELWIRLVWRDLVANRTLSKNTVAFLTTMRVATRLDPGARLGATGRLAEGELADRASPSFDHVDR; from the coding sequence ATGGCAGAGCAAGAACCAAGTCGACAGCCTCAGGTCTTCATCTCCTACGCGAGACCAGACGAGACTCAGGCGCGGTCCTTGGTCGAAGCACTGACCAAGCTCGGGATTAACGTAAGATTCGACCAGTCCGAGATTCGGTACGGAGATAATGCCATACTTTGGATGAATAACGCCCTCGCCGAATCAGACTATCTCTTGCTCCTCCTCAGCGGCGCTACGGCCGGCCGCTATTGGGTAGAAACGGAATGGGCGGCGGGGCTCGCGAAGGACGCCGAGCTCCGACGAACTTTCCTGATTCCCGTGGTTCTCCCCGACACGGACGACACCGATATCCCTGCCCTTCTGAAGGCCAAGCGGTACGTGGATCTGCGCCGAGATGCAGAGAAGGAATTGCTGCGTCTCGTCGCTCAGATCAAGAGCGACGCCGTCATTGCTCGCGACCTGGGAAGTTACCCGATTCCTGCACCGGCGGCCCTGGCCGATCGCTGTGAGGCACAGCTCACACCGGGCGCAGAAATGATTACCGTCTTCGTGCACTCCAACCGCTTTGCCAGGGTCATGCGCCTTCGCGTGCCGCAGTCCGCTGGCGCTGGCTTCGTATTGACCGCTGTGCGAGAAGAGCTTGGTCTCCCATTCTCGATGATCGATGACAAGCTGCAACTGGAGCTTTCATACGAGTACTATCTCAGATTCCGGGGGCAGCGGCTGACCACCCAAACGCTGGCTGAGCAAGACGTAAGAGATGGAGCGCGGCTGGAGCTTTGGATCCGACTTGTGTGGCGCGATCTTGTCGCGAATCGGACGCTGAGCAAGAACACAGTGGCGTTCCTGACAACGATGCGCGTGGCCACACGACTTGACCCAGGGGCAAGACTAGGCGCGACGGGACGATTGGCCGAAGGCGAGCTTGCGGACCGCGCGTCTCCATCCTTTGACCATGTGGATAGGTGA
- a CDS encoding MFS transporter: MTDREVPLRAKVLYGTGEVAVSAKNATLNQFLLFFYTDVIHLAPRLVALAITIAKLWDAITDPVMGYVSDTTRSRWGRRRPYVVASAIPLGLFFYLLFAPPTGSDWATFGYLLVVYAILFTFFTIFATPYIAWGAELAQDYHERTTVVQIRSLFGVVGGVVGATAPIAIAKGFVDQRQGFAAMAAVLGVLLTVAALLPGFVTERSHGPTMVPSFAHFFSGLRYTFRNRDFRVVFLTFCLMTIAASLGQAVQLIVVKYWLQMYDFFPVIALVFGLSFALSFPLWLALSQRFGKRRAMLMGLGMGCVTPFGWLIVQPGARGAMLVFMIGAGIVTGSLTLVMSSAADIVDFDELETGERRAGAYFGIWTLGLKTTSAIGILISGAVLELVGYVPDQPQNATAMWYLLLIVGPLQATVHFVGLLIFRRFRFEAADVARVQATLQERRAAATQE; this comes from the coding sequence ATGACTGATCGCGAAGTCCCGCTCCGCGCCAAGGTGCTGTACGGCACCGGCGAAGTCGCCGTTAGCGCGAAGAACGCCACGCTCAATCAATTTCTGCTGTTCTTCTACACCGACGTGATTCACTTGGCGCCGCGGCTGGTGGCGCTGGCGATCACCATCGCCAAGCTGTGGGACGCCATTACGGATCCGGTGATGGGCTACGTCTCCGATACCACGCGTTCGCGTTGGGGCCGGCGGCGGCCGTACGTGGTGGCGAGCGCCATTCCATTGGGATTGTTTTTCTACCTCTTGTTCGCCCCGCCCACCGGGAGTGATTGGGCGACCTTCGGTTACCTGCTTGTTGTCTACGCCATCCTGTTCACGTTCTTCACCATCTTCGCGACGCCGTACATCGCCTGGGGCGCCGAGCTGGCGCAGGACTATCACGAGCGCACGACGGTGGTGCAGATTCGCAGCCTGTTCGGTGTGGTCGGCGGCGTGGTTGGCGCTACCGCGCCGATCGCCATCGCCAAGGGTTTCGTAGATCAACGGCAGGGCTTTGCGGCCATGGCCGCGGTGCTCGGCGTATTGCTGACCGTCGCCGCGCTGCTGCCAGGTTTCGTCACCGAGCGCTCGCACGGTCCGACCATGGTGCCGAGCTTCGCACACTTCTTCAGCGGACTGCGCTACACCTTTCGCAATCGCGACTTCCGCGTCGTGTTTCTAACCTTCTGCTTGATGACCATCGCCGCGTCGCTCGGCCAAGCGGTGCAACTGATCGTGGTGAAGTACTGGCTGCAGATGTACGACTTCTTTCCGGTGATCGCATTGGTCTTTGGCCTCAGCTTCGCGTTGTCGTTTCCTCTATGGCTGGCCCTGTCGCAGCGCTTCGGCAAACGGCGCGCGATGCTGATGGGATTAGGCATGGGTTGCGTGACCCCGTTCGGCTGGCTGATCGTGCAACCGGGCGCGCGTGGGGCGATGTTGGTGTTCATGATCGGCGCCGGCATCGTCACCGGGTCGCTGACGCTGGTGATGTCGAGCGCGGCCGACATCGTCGACTTCGACGAGTTGGAAACCGGCGAGCGTCGTGCCGGCGCGTACTTCGGCATTTGGACGCTGGGACTGAAAACCACCAGCGCCATCGGCATCCTGATCAGCGGCGCCGTACTCGAACTGGTCGGCTACGTGCCCGATCAGCCGCAGAACGCAACGGCGATGTGGTACCTCCTGCTGATCGTCGGGCCGCTGCAGGCAACGGTGCACTTCGTCGGCTTGCTGATCTTCCGCCGCTTTCGCTTCGAGGCAGCCGACGTCGCCCGCGTGCAGGCCACGCTACAAGAGCGCCGCGCCGCGGCGACACAGGAGTGA
- a CDS encoding tyrosine-type recombinase/integrase: MGVSRRQDLHVSRFGPPQRYHLHETVPQRAIRDARRRAGIAKPVGPHTLRHCFATPLLESGYDIGTVQELLGHRDFSNPYVPSSEAYRGMIYTHVLNRGGHGVQSPADRLFVGDSARASPRGRDA; this comes from the coding sequence ATGGGTGTTTCCCGCCGCCAAGATTTGCACGTATCCCGATTTGGCCCACCGCAGCGCTACCATCTCCACGAGACGGTGCCGCAGCGTGCGATTCGCGACGCTCGCCGCCGTGCCGGCATCGCAAAACCGGTGGGGCCGCACACGTTGCGCCACTGCTTTGCGACGCCTCTGCTGGAGAGCGGGTACGATATTGGGACCGTGCAGGAGTTACTCGGGCACCGCGATTTCTCCAACCCGTACGTCCCGAGTAGCGAAGCGTATCGAGGGATGATCTACACCCACGTGCTGAACCGAGGCGGGCACGGCGTGCAGAGCCCTGCGGATCGATTGTTCGTCGGCGACTCGGCGCGTGCTAGCCCGCGAGGGCGAGACGCGTAG